In the Hordeum vulgare subsp. vulgare chromosome 7H, MorexV3_pseudomolecules_assembly, whole genome shotgun sequence genome, one interval contains:
- the LOC123409101 gene encoding protein ROOT INITIATION DEFECTIVE 3 isoform X1, producing MAPPSQLVLAASSTDAGVAAWDLRTGAEAIRHRPCASRPRAIAAVAGRFLAAAQVAAGNSAPIHYYHWDKPQVAVKSFPAEPIRALIADPEGNYLIGGGVSGDIFFWEVASGELLVRWHAHYRDVRCLALYDMLLVSGSEDGSIKVWDLLTMLDEQSRFEAQTPYLYNFNQHTLPVTDIACFHGAIAVSSSEDRTCKIWSLSEGRMLRSITFPAIIDSVEIDPRSHIFYAGGRDGKIYVTVMGVDVSSQGRDDSSILGILDDHSKAVTSLTSSTDGLLLVSGSEDGNVRVWDTRSQQVTRKFKHSQGPVTNVLIVTPKRLNLPPLQPLRKVCAASGEVEPRAVILPNLENDVHIAGNLSSNRLEQLLESHQQHGSSRLFDFGVSTINGVPNQQGTEWRSKYLELQDLFVHEVLGDMPS from the exons ATGGCGCCGCCGTCGCAACTGGTGCTTGCGGCCTCCTCAACCGACGCCGGCGTGGCCGCGTGGGATCTCCGCACAGGGGCCGAGGCCATCCGCCACCGCCCCTGCGCCTCTCGGCCACGTGCCATCGCTGCCGTCGCCGGCCGCTTCCTCGCCGCCGCCCAAGTCGCCGCCGGCAACTCCGCCCCCATCCACTACTACCACTGGGACAAG CCTCAGGTGGCTGTGAAGAGCTTCCCCGCCGAGCCAATCCGCGCGCTCATTGCTGATCCGGAGGGGAACTATCTCATCGGCGGCGGTGTGTCCGGTGACATATTCTTTTGGGAG GTGGCAAGTGGAGAGCTGCTTGTCCGATGGCATGCTCATTATCGTGATGTTAggtgccttgccctctatgacatGTTGCTTGTCTCGGGGTCCGAGGATGGGAGCATCAAAGTTTGGGATCTTCTCAC GATGCTTGATGAGCAATCAAGGTTTGAggcacagacaccatacctatacAACTTTAATCAGCACACACTGCCTGTAACTGATATTGCTTGTTTTCATGGAGCAATTGCCGTGTCATCTTCAGAGGACCGCACTTGTAAA ATATGGAGTCTATCAGAGGGCAGGATGCTGAGAAGTATTACATTTCCTGCTATCATTGATTCTGTCGAAATAGACCCAAGAAGTCATATTTTCTATGCTGGCGGTAGAGATGGAAAGATATATGTTACTGTTATGGGTGTTGATGTCTCTTCTCAGGGCCGTGATGATTCGTCTATTCTTGGTATTCTGGATGACCACAG CAAGGCGGTAACGAGCTTAACATCAAGTACAGATGGCCTTCTACTGGTCTCTGGTTCGGAGGATGGTAATGTTCGGGTTTGGGATACCAGAAGTCAGCAAGTAACCCGAAAATTCAAACACTCCCAAG GTCCAGTAACTAATGTTCTCATAGTAACACCCAAAAGATTAAATCTGCCACCTTTACAACCATTGCGTAAAGTGTGCGCAGCAAGTGGCGAAGTTGAACCACGAGCTGTAATTCTGCCCAACCTTGAAAATGATGTTCATATTGCTGGAAATCTCAGCTCTAACCGTCTAGAGCAGCTCTTGGAATCACATCAG CAGCATGGCAGCTCTAGGTTATTTGATTTCGGAGTGAGCACTATCAATGGCGTACCAAACCAACAGGGGACAGAATGGAGAAGTAAATACCTAGAGTTGCAGGATCTTTTTGTGCACGAGGTTCTTGGTGATATGCCATCTTAA
- the LOC123409101 gene encoding protein ROOT INITIATION DEFECTIVE 3 isoform X2, whose translation MAPPSQLVLAASSTDAGVAAWDLRTGAEAIRHRPCASRPRAIAAVAGRFLAAAQVAAGNSAPIHYYHWDKPQVAVKSFPAEPIRALIADPEGNYLIGGGVSGDIFFWEVASGELLVRWHAHYRDVRCLALYDMLLVSGSEDGSIKVWDLLTMLDEQSRFEAQTPYLYNFNQHTLPVTDIACFHGAIAVSSSEDRTCKIWSLSEGRMLRSITFPAIIDSVEIDPRSHIFYAGGRDGKIYVTVMGVDVSSQGRDDSSILGILDDHSKAVTSLTSSTDGLLLVSGSEDGNVRVWDTRSQQVTRKFKHSQGPVTNVLIVTPKRLNLPPLQPLRKVCAASGEVEPRAVILPNLENDVHIAGNLSSNRLEQLLESHQHGSSRLFDFGVSTINGVPNQQGTEWRSKYLELQDLFVHEVLGDMPS comes from the exons ATGGCGCCGCCGTCGCAACTGGTGCTTGCGGCCTCCTCAACCGACGCCGGCGTGGCCGCGTGGGATCTCCGCACAGGGGCCGAGGCCATCCGCCACCGCCCCTGCGCCTCTCGGCCACGTGCCATCGCTGCCGTCGCCGGCCGCTTCCTCGCCGCCGCCCAAGTCGCCGCCGGCAACTCCGCCCCCATCCACTACTACCACTGGGACAAG CCTCAGGTGGCTGTGAAGAGCTTCCCCGCCGAGCCAATCCGCGCGCTCATTGCTGATCCGGAGGGGAACTATCTCATCGGCGGCGGTGTGTCCGGTGACATATTCTTTTGGGAG GTGGCAAGTGGAGAGCTGCTTGTCCGATGGCATGCTCATTATCGTGATGTTAggtgccttgccctctatgacatGTTGCTTGTCTCGGGGTCCGAGGATGGGAGCATCAAAGTTTGGGATCTTCTCAC GATGCTTGATGAGCAATCAAGGTTTGAggcacagacaccatacctatacAACTTTAATCAGCACACACTGCCTGTAACTGATATTGCTTGTTTTCATGGAGCAATTGCCGTGTCATCTTCAGAGGACCGCACTTGTAAA ATATGGAGTCTATCAGAGGGCAGGATGCTGAGAAGTATTACATTTCCTGCTATCATTGATTCTGTCGAAATAGACCCAAGAAGTCATATTTTCTATGCTGGCGGTAGAGATGGAAAGATATATGTTACTGTTATGGGTGTTGATGTCTCTTCTCAGGGCCGTGATGATTCGTCTATTCTTGGTATTCTGGATGACCACAG CAAGGCGGTAACGAGCTTAACATCAAGTACAGATGGCCTTCTACTGGTCTCTGGTTCGGAGGATGGTAATGTTCGGGTTTGGGATACCAGAAGTCAGCAAGTAACCCGAAAATTCAAACACTCCCAAG GTCCAGTAACTAATGTTCTCATAGTAACACCCAAAAGATTAAATCTGCCACCTTTACAACCATTGCGTAAAGTGTGCGCAGCAAGTGGCGAAGTTGAACCACGAGCTGTAATTCTGCCCAACCTTGAAAATGATGTTCATATTGCTGGAAATCTCAGCTCTAACCGTCTAGAGCAGCTCTTGGAATCACATCAG CATGGCAGCTCTAGGTTATTTGATTTCGGAGTGAGCACTATCAATGGCGTACCAAACCAACAGGGGACAGAATGGAGAAGTAAATACCTAGAGTTGCAGGATCTTTTTGTGCACGAGGTTCTTGGTGATATGCCATCTTAA